DNA from Phragmites australis chromosome 16, lpPhrAust1.1, whole genome shotgun sequence:
GCTTTACTCCTTGCATCTGCCCGTGTCGCGCCCGTAGCCTCGCGCCCTCCTCGTCGGCGTCTCCTCCACCATCTGGCATCGTCGTCTCGGACATCCCGGCCACGAGGCGCTCTCCAGCCTTGCTAGTGATTCCTCTATTTCATGTAATAAAATTACTAGTGACACTATTTGCCATGCATGTCAACTTGGTCACCACATACGTTTGCCATTCGCTCGCTCCGTCTCTCGAGCTCTTAAGATTTTTGATCTTATTCATTGTGACTTGTGGACCTCTCCTGTTCTGAGCATGTTCGGTTACAAATATTATTTGGTCATTCTTGATGATTACTCGCACTTTGCTTGGACGTTTCCTTTACGCCTCAAGTCTGATACTTTTTCCATCTTGGCTAACTTTTCTCCTATGTGGCTACCCAGTTCTCCTGCACAATCAAGAGTGTCCAATGTGACAACGACCGCGAATTTGACAATTCGTCACTCCGCAGCTTCTTCCTCACACATGGCGTTGCCCTTCGCATGTACTGCCCCTATACTTCCCAGCAGAACGGTAAAGCTGAACGCACTCTTTGCTCTCTCAATAACATGGTGCGCTCACTTCTGTTCCAGGCTTCAATTCCTCCTTCCTACTGGGTCGAGGGTCTCCACACAGCCACCTACTTATTCAACCGCCTCCCCACCAAGACCCTCCACTCCGGCACTCCCTTCTTCGCCCTACATGGCACCCACCCCTTCTATGCCCATCTTCGGGTTTTCGGCTATGCTTGCTACCCCAATCTCTCCTCCACCACACCCCACAAACTCGCACCCCTCTCCTCTTTGTGCGTTTTCCTGGGATACTCGTCCGAACACAAGGGTTACCGTTGTCTCGATCTTGCCTCTAACAGAGTCATCATCTCTAGGCATGTCATCTTTGACGAGACGCAGTTTCCCCTTTCGAGCGCCAACAAATCGCTTCCCAGCGACCTCGATTTTTTATCTGACTTTGCGGATCAGTCGACGCCTATTAGCCCGCCTCGATTGTTCCTTTCTGCAGGACCTCACCGCTCTGTGCCCGCGACGACCGACGCCGCGACCACCGTGGACGCCGCGGCTCCCCATGCCGCGCCCACACCGCACGCCATGGCTATCTCGTCACCTCTCGGATCGGTGGTCCCTCCGTTTTCAGCCTGCGCGCCACGCGCGGCCTCGGCGTCCCCAACCTGCGCACCACGCGCGGCCATGTTGACTCCAGTCATCGCGCCACACGCGGTCATGATGTCTCCCACCGGCGCGCCATGCGCGGCCTCGGCGTCTTCAGCCGGCACGCCACAGGCGGCCCCGGCGTCTCCAGCCAGCGCGCCACGCGCTCCGACACACCCCCTCCTGGCAGTGCGTCACACCCAGTGGCGCCGCTCCGACTTGTTGCGACACGCACCGGTCTTCGCTCCGCCACCACCGTTCCTCCCGTCACTAATGCACACAGCATGGTTACACGCAGGAAGGCAGGGTTTTGGGTGGCATCTGATCCACTTCTGCTTCACGCGGTCACCATGTCACCACTGCCGAAGACTTACCGCAGCGCGCTCGCCGACGTCAACTGGCGCGCTGCGATGACCGAGGAGTTCGACACCCTCCAGGCAAATCACACCTGGGACCTTGTTCCCCGGCCTTCCGGCATCAACATCGTGACCAGCAAATGGGTTTTCAAGCACAAGTTCCATGAAGATGGCTCCTTGGATCGACACAAGGCTCGCTGGGTTCTCCGTGGCTTCACCCAGCGGCCTGGTGTCGACTATGATGAGACCTTTAGTCCTGTTGTGAAGCCGGTGACCGTCTGCACCGTGCTGTCTCTCGCCCTGTCTCGCGACTGGCCCATCCATCAGCTCGACGTCAAGAATGCCTTCCTCCACAGCACCCTCTCCGAGACGGTATACTGCTCCTAGCCGATAGGTTTCGCCGATTCGTCGCATCCTGACTGGGTCTGCCGTCTCAACAAGTCCCTCTACGGTCTCAAGTAGGCCCCGCGCGCCTGGTACAGTCGCTTCGCCACCTATCTACTCAGCTTGGGTTTCATGGAGGCCAAGTCAGACACCTCCCTTTTCATTTTTCGTCGCGGCACCGAGACTGTGTACCTCCTGCTTTATGTTGACGACATCGTGCTAACAGCCTCCTCCCCGGCTCTGCTACGTCAGACCATCACGGCTCTTTAGCGCAAATTTGCCATGAAGGACCTGGGAGCTCTACATCACTTTTTGGGGATCTCCGTCCACAAGTGCTCGGCCGGCTTGTTCCTCTCTCAGCGGTAGTATGCTTTGGACATCTTGGAGCGTGCAGGCATGACTGACTGCAAACCTTGCACCACGCCAGTTGATACTCAGCCTAAGATGTCTGGTACCGACGGGTCTCCTATCAATGATCCGACTCACTATCGCAGCTTGGCAGGCGCTTTGCAGTATCTGACTTTCACTCGCCCGGACATCTCCTATGCTGTTCAGCAAGTATGCCTATATATGCATGATCCTCGGGAGCATCATCTCGCTACTGTCAAGCGCATTTTGCGCTACCTTCACGGGACCGTCGACCACGGCCTTCTTCTCCGCCGCTCCGCACCTGACGAGCTCGTTGTCTACTCCGACGCCGACTGGGCCGACTGCCCTGATACACGCAAGTCCACTTTGGGCTACGCTGTCTTCTTGGGGGCCAACCTAGTCTCGTGGTCGTCGAAGCGGCAGCAGACCGTCTCTCGGTCCAGCGCGGAGGCCGAGTACCGCGCTGTGGTCAATGGCGTCGTTGAGGCCACCTAGCTCCGTCAGCTTCTTCAGGGGCTCCACAGCCGTCTTCCTCGGGCTACGCTGGTTTACTACGACAACGTCAGCGCCATGTACCTGTCGACAAACCCCGTCCAGCACCAACGTAACAAGCATGTGGAGATTGATCTCCACTTCGTCCGCGAGCGGGTCGCCGTCGGTGATGTCCGTGTCCGGGTTCTCCATGTGCCGACTATGTCTCAGTTCACCGACATCTTCACTAAAGGGCTGCCGACATCCGTCTTCACCGAGTTTCGCTCCAGTCTGAACGTCTGCCATGCCGACATACTgactgcggggggggggggggggggtgttagcAAATATTTCGGCCAGCCCCTGCGGATCCTTTCCTCGCATGGACCTGCCTTGCATGGCAGCCTGTCCATGCCTTGCATGCCGCGATCAGCCTGCCGTGCATGTCACTCTTGCCTTGCATGCATGCTCCTGCGGATCCTTTCCTCGCATGGACTTGCCTTGCATGGCAGCCCATCCATGCCTTGCATGCCGCTCCTGCCTTGCATGCTGGATCAACCTGCCGTGCATGCCACTCTTGCCCTGCATGCATGCTGCTCCTGCACCTTCCTTGCATGTCTAGAGCAGCCCTCACGCGTATGCGTTCTTCACGCACAGCCTACCGCTGTATCTCTCGATCTAGGCTATTTATTGTAATGCATACCTCTGAGTAATACAATTCAACTATTACGCGTGAATTATCTCGCTCTCAAGCATGATTCATCCCCACCTCTTCAGTGATCGGCAGAGCTGAAAGGAGTCGCATGCCATCGCTGCTTGATGTTTGCTGGGGAGGGTGCCATCCTGCAACCACAGTTGGATAAGAATCAAAGAAGTAGTGTCCTTCAGGCAATCAGGCCTCCATCCGATGTGAATGATCGATGTCTTCCTTAAAGTTTCAGCTACACCAGTGTAAATGTTAATGCTCATGCTCCACTTGCAGTTCAAGAATTGGCAGAAGCAATAAACCATAGTGAATTCTTgagggaaaaaaaaggagggaAATGAGCTAGATTTTCACCAAAGGGCAATCAGAATTCACAATGAGCATTCAGAAATGCATAAACTTCATAggtttatatatatatctcattCGGTTTTACAGACAAGTCGACGAAGTTGAGCGCTAGTTATTTCCAAAACCCTCATTTATTCTGCGAGGGCACCAGGTCCAGCGAAGGAAAAAAATTGCTTCAGGGAAGAACTCTATACATGTGCACTCAAACCATCCTTTCAGAAACTGCCTCCAGAGGTGGTATCAGTATTTCCAGGGGCTTCAGGTGCTTGGCTTCTGCTCTGCACCAGGCGAGGCCTGTGAAAGAGTAAAAAGGGGTCACCTCTCATGTGCAATCCAAGTTGCATTACAATA
Protein-coding regions in this window:
- the LOC133896042 gene encoding uncharacterized mitochondrial protein AtMg00810-like, which translates into the protein MTDCKPCTTPVDTQPKMSGTDGSPINDPTHYRSLAGALQYLTFTRPDISYAVQQVCLYMHDPREHHLATVKRILRYLHGTVDHGLLLRRSAPDELVVYSDADWADCPDTRKSTLGYAVFLGANLVSWSSKRQQTVSRSSAEAEYRAVVNGVVEAT